A region of Salvia splendens isolate huo1 chromosome 17, SspV2, whole genome shotgun sequence DNA encodes the following proteins:
- the LOC121775156 gene encoding beta-hexosaminidase 1-like, with protein MNSPSSFNPDSLLLAAFLLLSQLLLTTSRNIGLHQLNYHGADDSPTYIWPLPSQYTSGNQTLTVNPNLTLFTSGNGGGSRIVSEAFDRYKRIIFEHASLKLPSSGIDYDLNKLTILVHSDDEELQLGVDESYNLLVAARDAHSVIGEVTIEANSVYGALHGLETLSQLCSFDYGTKTVKLYNAPWYIQDKPRFEYRGLLIDTSRHYLPIEIMKQVIESMSYAKLNVLHWHIIDEQSFPLEVPSFPKLWKGAYTKWERYTIDDASEIVDFAKKRGINVMAEVDVPGHAESWGTGYPDLWPSSSCREPLDVSKNFTFDLISGILSDMKKIFPFGLFHLGGDEVNTDCWTSTPHVQQWLQDHNMTAKDAYKYFVLRAQEIAISLNWTPVNWEETFNSFPTSLNPKTVVHNWLGAGVCPKAVAKGFRCIYSNQGFWYLDHLDVPWELVYYAEPLEYITDASQQKLVLGGEVCMWGETADASDVQQTIWPRAAAAAERLWSAQESGSLRTTVLERLEYFRCLLTRRGVPAAPVRNFYARRPPIGPGSCYRQ; from the exons ATGAACTCTCCATCATCGTTCAACCCCGACTCTCTTCTACTCGCAGCTTTTCTCCTCCTCTCGCAACTGTTGCTCACTACTTCCCGGAATATAGGCCTCCACCAGCTCAATTACCACGGCGCCGATGACTCTCCGACTTACATATGGCCGTTGCCGTCGCAGTACACCTCCGGCAACCAAACTCTCACCGTTAACCCCAATCTGACGCTATTTACCAGTGGAAACGGCGGTGGCTCTCGAATCGTTTCCGAAGCATTTGATAGGTACAAGAGAATCATATTTGAACATGCTAGTTTGAAGTTACCGAGCTCTGGAATTGACTATGATCTCAATAAACTGACTATACTTGTCCATTCAGATGATGAGGAG CTTCAACTCGGAGTGGATGAGAGTTACAATTTGCTGGTGGCCGCCAGAGATGCGCATTCGGTGATCGGTGAAGTCACAATTGAG GCAAATTCTGTTTATGGAGCGCTGCATGGTCTAGAG ACATTAAGCCAGCTATGTTCTTTTGATTATGGAACCAAAACTGTAAAACTGTACAATGCTCCATGGTACATCCAAGATAAGCCGAGATTTGAATACCGTGGTCTTCTGATTG ATACTTCTAGGCATTATTTGCCAATTGAGATAATGAAGCAAGTTATAGAGTCTATGTCATATGCTAAACTT AATGTCCTCCACTGGCACATCATAGATGAACAGTCATTTCCTCTTGAAGTCCCAAGTTTCCCAAAATTGTGGAAGGGAGCATATACAAAATGGGAGCGGTATACCATAGACGATGCTTCTGAAATCGTTGA TTTTGCGAAAAAGAGAG GTATTAACGTCATGGCAGAAGTTGATGTTCCTGGACATGCAGAATCATG GGGAACAGGATACCCTGATCTTTGGCCATCCTCTTCGTGCAGAGAGCCTCTGGATGTTTCAAAAAACTTTACTTTTGATTTGATCTCTGGCATACTCTCAG ACATGAAGAAGATATTTCCTTTTGGGCTTTTCCATTTAGGCGGGGATGAGGTCAATACAG ATTGTTGGACCTCAACCCCCCATGTGCAGCAATG GCTTCAAGATCATAATATGACTGCTAAAGATGCATATAAATATTTTGTTCTCCGAGCTCAGGAAATAGCTATATCTCTAAATTGGACTCCAGTTAATTG GGAAGAAACCTTCAACAGCTTTCCTACAAGTCTCAACCCCAAGACCGTGGTGCATAACTG GCTAGGAGCTGGTGTTTGTCCAAAGGCTGTGGCGAAAGGTTTTAGATGCATTTACAGTAACCAAGGTTTCTGGTATCTCGACCACTTAGATGTCCCTTGGGAATTAGTCTATTATGCTGAGCCGCTAGAATACATAACCGATGCTTCGCAACAAAAACTTGTGCTTGGGGGAGAAGTTTGCATGTGGGGTGAAACAGCTGATGCATCAGATGTACAACAGACAATATGGCCTCGAGCAGCTGCAGCAGCAG AGCGGCTGTGGAGCGCTCAGGAGTCTGGATCTTTGCGTACAACCGTGCTGGAAAGATTAGAGTATTTCCGCTGTCTGCTGACGAGGCGTGGTGTCCCAGCAGCCCCGGTTAGAAACTTCTATGCTCGTAGACCTCCAATTGGCCCGGGTTCTTGCTACAGACAGTGA